The Paludibacter jiangxiensis DNA segment GTTCACGCTTTGTCAAATTCTTCGGAATGTTAATGACCAGATCGAATTTTTTATCGGCAATCATTTGCATTACGTTGTGTTCGCCGTCTTCATCCGGCCAGTTCACATCAATTGCATCTACTCCATTTTGTTGCAGGAATTGCTGCGTTCCATGGGTTGCATAAATGGTGTAACCATTCTTCGATAACAAAAGGCATGCATCCAGCATGGCTACTTTCGATTTCGATTCACCGGAAGATACCATAACAGTTTTCTCCGGAATACGATAGCCTACAGAAAGCATTGCTGTAAGTAAAGCATCGTCAAACTGGTGACCGATACACCCTACTTCACCGGTCGAAGCCATGTCAACACCAAGTACCGGGTCGGCCTTTTGCAGACGGGTGAACGAGAACTGAGAAGCTTTAATACCCACGTAGTCGAGATCAAATGCCGATTTTTCGGGTTTTGCTGGGTTCAAACCTAACATTACCTGAGTAGCCAAATCAATAAAATTGATTTTCAATACTTTAGATACAAACGGGAAGCTTCTTGATGCGCGAAGATTGCATTCAATGACCTTAATGTCGTTATCCTTCGCAAGGAATTGAATATTGAATGGACCTGAAATATTAAGTGATTTTGCAATCTGACGGGCAATCTGTTTGATGCGGCGAACCGTTTCCACATAGATCTTTTGCGGAGGGAACTGAATGGTAGCATCACCGGAGTGAACACCGGCAAATTCGACGTGCTCCGAAATTGCATAGATCACAATATCACCGTTATTGGCTACTGCGTCAATTTCGATTTCCTTGGCATTTTCGATAAATTCTGAAACAACCACAGGATGTTCCTGTGACACTTCGGTTGCCAATTCGAGGAACTCTTCAAGCTCTTCCTGATTGGAGCAGACGTTCATTGCGGCACCCGAAAGAACGTAAGAAGGACGAACCAATACTGGGAAGCCGACGTTCTTTACAAACTCTGTAATGTCATTCAAAGAACGAAGTTCCTGCCAACGCGGCTGATCAATTTTCAGATCATCCAGCATGCTGGAGAACTTATGACGGTCTTCTGCATTATCAATTGATGGCGCTTTGGTACCAAGGATATTCACACCTGAATCCGACATACGAACAGCCAGGTTATTTGGAATCTGACCACCCACAGAAACGATGGTTCCCATTGGGTTTTCGAGTTCCAGAATGTCCATCACACGTTCGTAGGTCAACTCATCGAAGTAGAGACGGTCGCACATATCGTAGTCGGTCGAAACAGTTTCCGGATTGTAGTTAATCATAACCGAACGGAGACCCTGTTTGCGAATAGTATTCAATGCGTTTACGCTACACCAGTCGAACTCAACAGAACTACCGATGCGATAAGCACCAGAGCCTAACACCACTACCGAACGGTGGTCGCCAAGATATTTCACATCGTTAGCCGATCCGTTGTAGGTGATATACAGGTAATTGGTTTGTGCCGGATATTCTGCGGCAAGGGTATCGATCTGTTTTACAACCGGCAAAATACCGCGACGTTTACGTTCAGCACGAACTTCATCGCCGATACGAGCCTTATTTTCGTGAATATCGAACATCAGGCGGGCAATCTGAAAATCAGAGAAACCCATCTGTTTAGCACGCAACAAGAGGTCATCCGACAAATCGTTGAACGATTCCGTCAGTTTCAGATCTTTGGCAACATCAACGATATTTTGAAGTTTCTGGAGGAACCAGTTGTCAATCTTTGTGAGATTATGAATCTGTTCGATGGTGTATCCGCTCTGAAGCGCCTGCGACAGGTAAAAAATACGACGGTCGGTAGGTTCTGAGAGCGCTTTGTTCATATCAGAGATCGACAACGTTTTGTTCGCAACAAAACCGTGCATTCCCTGCTGAATCATACGTAAACCTTTCTGAAGGGCTTCTTCGAAGGTACGACCAATAGCCATCACCTCCCCCACACTCTTCATGCTACTACCGATTTCACGAGAAACACCGTGAAACTTTGCTAAGTCCCAACGGGGAATCTTACAAACCACGTAGTCCAAAGCGGGTTCAAAAAACGCAGTAGTAGTTTTTGTAACCGAGTTTTTCAGTTCAAACAAGCCATAGCCCAAAGCCAGTTTAGCAGCAACAAATGCAAGAGGATAACCGGTTGCTTTTGATGCAAGTGCAGAAGAACGGCTCAAACGGGCGTTTACTTCGATTACGCGATAGTCTTCCGAATCAGGGTCGAATGCATACTGAACGTTACATTCACCTACGATTCCGATATGGCGAACAATGCGAATGGCAATTTCACGAAGTTTGTGATATTCGCTGTTGGTAAGTGTTTGTGATGGAGCAACTACAATACTCTCTCCGGTGTGAATTCCCAGTGGGTCGAAGTTTTCCATGTTACAAACCGTGATACAGTTATCGTAACGGTCGCGAACCACTTCGTATTCGATTTCTTTCCAGCCTTTCAGTGATTTCTCAACCAAAAGCTGCGAAGAATAGTTGAATGCCTTTTCGGCGAGCGCTTCGAGTTCCTGTTCGTTGTTACAGAAACCACTACCCAAACCGCCCAAAGCGTAAGCTGCACGGACGATAATAGGATAACCCAGATCCTTTGCAGCAGTTTTGGCATCTGCCATATTTTCTACTGCAAAACTTTTGATGGTTTTTACATCAATCTGATCAAGCTTCTTTACGAACAGTTCGCGGTCTTCTGTATCAATAATTGCCTGAACCGGAGTTCCCAGCACGCGCAGATTATATTTTTCAAGAATGCCCGATTCGAAAAGCTTTACTCCGCAGTTCAAAGCAGTCTGGCCGCCGAAAGCGAGTAAAAGACCATCCGGTTGTTCTTTTTTGATTACCTTTTCAACAAAGAACGGGGTGATTGGAAGGAAATAGATTTTATCGGCCACACCTTCAGAAGTCTGAACGGTAGCAATATTCGGATTGATGAGCACCGTTTCAATTCCCTCTTCTTTCAACGCTTTCAACGCCTGAGAGCCGGAATAATCGAATTCGCCCGCCTCTCCGATCTTCAAAGCTCCGGATCCGAGAATTAAAACCTTTTTAATGGACAATCGGGTATTGTCTGTGGACAAGAAGTCGTCTTTTATATTCATTGTTTCTTAATTCGTTTTGACTTTTTGCTATAAAACACACATTTTCAATAGTCTGCAATTAATTGCACTTAGTCAATTAATTTGAGGAACTCATCAAATAAAAATTCGGTATCGGTTGGACCGCTGGATGCTTCAGGATGAAACTGTGCTGAGAAATACGGCTTCGTTTTATGGCGAATACCTTCGTTTGTTCCATCATTCAAATTGATGAATAAAGGTTCCCAGTCGCTACCCAGCGTATTATTATCAACAGCGTAACCATGGTTTTGCGAAGTTACAAAGCAACGGTTAGTGCCTGCCATACGCACCGGTTGGTTATGACTGCGGTGACCGTATTTCAACTTGTATGTTTTTGCACCACCTGCAATTGAAAGCAATTGGTTACCCATACAAATACCGAAGATAGGTTTGCCGGTTGTCATCGCCTTGCGGATATTCTCCACAGTTACGTTGCAATAGGCAGGATTACCGGGGCCATTTGAGATAAACAATCCGTCATATTCCAGAGTATTGAAATCATAATCCCATGGAACACGAATCAGAGTAACGTCACGTTTCAGGAAACAGCGCAGAATGTTGTGTTTTACACCACAGTCGACCAACACAACTTTTTTCTTGCCGTTGCCGTATGTAATTACCTCTTTACAGCTTACTTTTGCAACATGGTTTTCGCTGTCAGTGTCAACAAATTCCACATCTTCCTTGTCGGGAAAAATAAGTTTTCCTTTCATGGCACCATACTCGCGAATGATTTTAGTCAATTCGCGGGTATCAACGCCATAGATTGCCGGAATTTTGTTCTCTTTCAGCCAGTCGCTAAGGCTTTTTTGTGCGTTCCAGTGGCTGTATTGAAACGAATAATCGGAAATAATCAAGCCACTGACATGAATTATTTCCGATTCGTAAAATGTTGATAAGCCGTTTTCTGTAATGCCCTGCGGGACTCCGTAATTACCAACTAGCGGATAAGTGACAGTAAGAATCTGTCCCGAATACGAAGGATCGGTTAAGCTTTCAGGATAGCCAACCATTGCCGTACTAAAGACGACTTCGCCGGCTCTTGGCTCTTCGTACCCGAAAGACTTACCGTAAAAAGTGGTGCCATTTTCGAGCA contains these protein-coding regions:
- the carB gene encoding carbamoyl-phosphate synthase (glutamine-hydrolyzing) large subunit, yielding MNIKDDFLSTDNTRLSIKKVLILGSGALKIGEAGEFDYSGSQALKALKEEGIETVLINPNIATVQTSEGVADKIYFLPITPFFVEKVIKKEQPDGLLLAFGGQTALNCGVKLFESGILEKYNLRVLGTPVQAIIDTEDRELFVKKLDQIDVKTIKSFAVENMADAKTAAKDLGYPIIVRAAYALGGLGSGFCNNEQELEALAEKAFNYSSQLLVEKSLKGWKEIEYEVVRDRYDNCITVCNMENFDPLGIHTGESIVVAPSQTLTNSEYHKLREIAIRIVRHIGIVGECNVQYAFDPDSEDYRVIEVNARLSRSSALASKATGYPLAFVAAKLALGYGLFELKNSVTKTTTAFFEPALDYVVCKIPRWDLAKFHGVSREIGSSMKSVGEVMAIGRTFEEALQKGLRMIQQGMHGFVANKTLSISDMNKALSEPTDRRIFYLSQALQSGYTIEQIHNLTKIDNWFLQKLQNIVDVAKDLKLTESFNDLSDDLLLRAKQMGFSDFQIARLMFDIHENKARIGDEVRAERKRRGILPVVKQIDTLAAEYPAQTNYLYITYNGSANDVKYLGDHRSVVVLGSGAYRIGSSVEFDWCSVNALNTIRKQGLRSVMINYNPETVSTDYDMCDRLYFDELTYERVMDILELENPMGTIVSVGGQIPNNLAVRMSDSGVNILGTKAPSIDNAEDRHKFSSMLDDLKIDQPRWQELRSLNDITEFVKNVGFPVLVRPSYVLSGAAMNVCSNQEELEEFLELATEVSQEHPVVVSEFIENAKEIEIDAVANNGDIVIYAISEHVEFAGVHSGDATIQFPPQKIYVETVRRIKQIARQIAKSLNISGPFNIQFLAKDNDIKVIECNLRASRSFPFVSKVLKINFIDLATQVMLGLNPAKPEKSAFDLDYVGIKASQFSFTRLQKADPVLGVDMASTGEVGCIGHQFDDALLTAMLSVGYRIPEKTVMVSSGESKSKVAMLDACLLLSKNGYTIYATHGTQQFLQQNGVDAIDVNWPDEDGEHNVMQMIADKKFDLVINIPKNLTKRELSNGYKIRRGAIDFNIPLITNARLASAFIKAFCKITADDIDIRDWAGYK
- the carA gene encoding glutamine-hydrolyzing carbamoyl-phosphate synthase small subunit; this translates as MEHNKPMHLVLENGTTFYGKSFGYEEPRAGEVVFSTAMVGYPESLTDPSYSGQILTVTYPLVGNYGVPQGITENGLSTFYESEIIHVSGLIISDYSFQYSHWNAQKSLSDWLKENKIPAIYGVDTRELTKIIREYGAMKGKLIFPDKEDVEFVDTDSENHVAKVSCKEVITYGNGKKKVVLVDCGVKHNILRCFLKRDVTLIRVPWDYDFNTLEYDGLFISNGPGNPAYCNVTVENIRKAMTTGKPIFGICMGNQLLSIAGGAKTYKLKYGHRSHNQPVRMAGTNRCFVTSQNHGYAVDNNTLGSDWEPLFINLNDGTNEGIRHKTKPYFSAQFHPEASSGPTDTEFLFDEFLKLID